A segment of the Labilithrix sp. genome:
TCACGAGCTCGAGCACCATGTAGTGCTCGCCCGCGTCCTCGCCGTAGTCGAGGAGCGACACGATGCAGCGGTGGCGCAGGCGCGCGAGCGCGACGGCCTCGCGGCGGAAGCGCTCGCGGAGCTCCGCCGTCGACGCGAACATCGGGTGCAAGAACTTGATCGCCACCGGCTCGCCGAGCTCGCGGTGCGTCGCGCGGTACACCGCCCCCATCCCGCCGCGGCCGACGAGGCTCGTGATCTCGTATTTCCCGTGGACGGTCGAGCCGAGCCGCGGATCGTCGCGGTCCACGGTCATGGAACGAGCTCGAAGATCTCCATCGGCTCCTTCTTGCCGCGGATGGGGTGCTGGCCGAGCGAGCGCATCTCGAAGGGAGCGCCGGCCTTGGCGGCGACCTCCGCCGTCACGAGGGTCTGCCCCGGGCGCGCGAGGTTCTCGAGCCGCGCCGCCACGTTCACGGAGTCGCCGACCGCGGTGAACTCCACGCGCAGATCGCTGCCGAGGTTCCCGACGAGCGCCTCGCCCGTCCCGACCCCGATGCCGAGCTCGACGTCGACCGCGAAGCGCTCGCGCCACCGCGCCGCGCTCGCGGAGGCGAAGCGCTGCATGTCCTCCGCCGCCGAGAGCGCGCGCGTGACGTGGTCGCCGTCCTCGTCCGCGCGCGCTCCGAAAATCGCCATGATGGAGTCTCCCATGAATTTATCGACAATGCCGTTGTGACGGAAGACCACCGCCGAGAGGACGGTGAACAGCTCGTTGAGGAGAAGGACCACGTCCTCCGGGCTCGCGCGCTCCACGAACGGCGTGAACGCGGCCACGTCGGCGAAGAGCACGCTGACCTCGGCGCGGCGCCCGCCGAGCGAGAGCGCGCCGTCCTCGGCCGCCACCTTCGCCGCGACGCCGGCTGGGAGGTAGCGCGCCAGCCCCGCCTCGATCGCGGCGTGGCGCACGAGCGAGCGCTCGCTCTCGGCGAGCTCCTGCGCCATGTCCTCGAGCGAGGTCGCGAGCGTGCCGAGCTCGTCGTTCGACGTCACCCCGCTCTTCGCGTCGAACTGCCGCTTCGCGTAGCGGCCGGTGAGCGCGACGAGATCGCCGATCGGCCGCGTCGTCCGGCGCGCGACGACGCTGCCGACCGCGACGGCGAGGAGGGCGAGGAGCGCGGCGGAGACGGCGAACGCGCGGCGCGACGCGGCGAGGGTGCGGAACGCGTCGCTCTCCGGCCGCTGCACCACGACCGCCCACCTTTGCGCGGGGAGCGTGCGCACGGTGCCGATCATCTCCTCTCCGGCCGCGTTCCAGCTCCCGCGGAGCACGAGCGGGCGCGAGAAGGCCTCCGGCGTGAGGCCGAGCGCGCGGAAGACGCCGGAGTGCGCGAGCGACTGGCCGTGCGTCCACGGCGGCTCCGCCCCCGCGACGACGCGGAGCTCGTCGTCGACGACGGTGAGGAGGTCCTTCCGCCCGAAGCGCGCGACGCCGAGCTCCTCGACGATGCCGTCGAGCCGCCCCGGCCGCGCGCCGCCGAGGAGCGCGCCCGTCACCGCGCCGTCCGCGAGGAGCGGCTCGAAGAACCGGGACCCGATCCGCGCGTCGTGGATCCAGCGCGGCCTTTCGCCGGCGGCGAGCTTCAGCGGGAGCGTCGTCGCCCCCTCGATCGATCCCTTGACGATGCTCCCGATGAAGCCGCCCTCCTTGTCGAAGACGGAGACCCACTCGATGAGGTCGCACGTGGCGATCGCCTCGCGCGCGAGATCGAGGCGCAGGTCCTCGTCGACGACGCGCGGGCTCGCGAGGATCGTCGCGGCGCGGTGCATCGCGCGCTCTCCGTCGTCGAGCGCGGCGGCGACCTCGTGGCTCGACTGATCGGCGAGCGCGAGCTCGAGGTCACCCTCGACGTCGGCGAGGGCCTGCCGTTGTTGCCGCACGACGACGACGGCGACGATCGCGAGCGGGGCGAGCGCGACGAACAACATCGCCGCGGTCCACTTGATCCTGAGAGAGCTCCGTCCTGCCACGGTTCATCAGTCGTCGAACGTGCGGAGGCCGCTCCGCTGGAGGATGCGGTAGAGGTTCATCCGGTCCATGTTCGCGCGACGTGCGGCTCGTGAGACGTTGCCGCCCGCCCAATCCATCAACGCTTCGACGTATCGGCGCTC
Coding sequences within it:
- a CDS encoding HAMP domain-containing protein; this encodes MAGRSSLRIKWTAAMLFVALAPLAIVAVVVVRQQRQALADVEGDLELALADQSSHEVAAALDDGERAMHRAATILASPRVVDEDLRLDLAREAIATCDLIEWVSVFDKEGGFIGSIVKGSIEGATTLPLKLAAGERPRWIHDARIGSRFFEPLLADGAVTGALLGGARPGRLDGIVEELGVARFGRKDLLTVVDDELRVVAGAEPPWTHGQSLAHSGVFRALGLTPEAFSRPLVLRGSWNAAGEEMIGTVRTLPAQRWAVVVQRPESDAFRTLAASRRAFAVSAALLALLAVAVGSVVARRTTRPIGDLVALTGRYAKRQFDAKSGVTSNDELGTLATSLEDMAQELAESERSLVRHAAIEAGLARYLPAGVAAKVAAEDGALSLGGRRAEVSVLFADVAAFTPFVERASPEDVVLLLNELFTVLSAVVFRHNGIVDKFMGDSIMAIFGARADEDGDHVTRALSAAEDMQRFASASAARWRERFAVDVELGIGVGTGEALVGNLGSDLRVEFTAVGDSVNVAARLENLARPGQTLVTAEVAAKAGAPFEMRSLGQHPIRGKKEPMEIFELVP